A single genomic interval of Thermoanaerobacter uzonensis DSM 18761 harbors:
- the hisS gene encoding histidine--tRNA ligase, with protein MLTKAPRGTKDILPSESYKWQYIEGLIREICDVYGFKEIRTPGFEHTELFLRGVGESTDIVRKEMYTFTDKGGRSITLKAEGTSPAVRAFIEHNLYAETQPTKLYYITPVYRYERPQSGRLREHHQFGVEIFGAKSASADAEVISVAMTLLKKLGLNNLELRINSVGCPVCRKNYNKVLKDFLKENLEYLCDDCKVRYEINPLRVLDCKVESCQRITKDAPLITDYLCDDCKNHFEELQKYLDVMGYGYIIDPRIVRGLDYYTKTAFEIISKDIGAQGTVCGGGRYDGLIEECGGPSMPGVGFGMGLERLLITLEQNSIEIPKPEGVDLFIAYVGEEAKLFTFALANKLRFNGLKVERDNMDRSLKAQMKYANKLNAKFAIVIGEEEMKENKVKLKNMRDGSEIEISIDEIEQRIKNI; from the coding sequence ATGCTTACAAAAGCGCCAAGAGGGACAAAGGACATTCTCCCTTCAGAATCATATAAATGGCAATATATAGAAGGACTCATAAGGGAGATATGTGATGTTTACGGTTTTAAAGAGATAAGAACGCCTGGCTTTGAACATACTGAGTTGTTTTTAAGAGGAGTAGGGGAATCTACTGACATTGTGAGAAAAGAGATGTACACTTTTACTGATAAAGGGGGGAGAAGCATTACTTTAAAGGCTGAAGGTACTTCTCCAGCTGTAAGAGCATTTATAGAGCACAATTTGTATGCAGAAACACAGCCTACCAAATTGTACTATATAACTCCTGTTTACAGATATGAAAGGCCTCAATCGGGAAGGTTAAGAGAACATCACCAATTTGGAGTAGAAATTTTTGGTGCTAAAAGCGCTTCTGCAGATGCAGAAGTTATAAGTGTTGCTATGACACTTTTAAAAAAATTGGGGCTTAATAATTTGGAGCTTAGAATAAACAGTGTAGGATGTCCTGTTTGTAGAAAAAATTATAATAAAGTACTTAAGGATTTTTTAAAGGAGAATTTGGAGTATTTGTGTGATGACTGTAAAGTCAGATATGAGATAAATCCTTTGAGAGTATTAGACTGTAAAGTTGAAAGCTGTCAGAGGATAACCAAAGATGCGCCTCTTATTACAGATTATTTGTGCGATGACTGCAAAAATCATTTTGAAGAGTTACAAAAATATTTGGATGTAATGGGCTATGGTTATATAATTGACCCCAGGATTGTGAGAGGACTTGATTATTATACCAAAACTGCTTTTGAAATAATTTCAAAAGACATCGGAGCTCAAGGAACTGTGTGCGGTGGAGGAAGGTATGATGGCCTTATAGAAGAATGCGGAGGGCCTTCTATGCCGGGAGTAGGTTTTGGAATGGGGTTAGAGAGGCTCCTTATTACATTAGAGCAAAATAGCATTGAAATTCCAAAACCTGAAGGCGTAGATTTGTTTATCGCTTATGTTGGGGAAGAAGCAAAATTATTTACTTTTGCTCTTGCTAATAAACTGCGATTTAATGGATTAAAAGTAGAAAGAGACAACATGGATAGAAGTTTAAAAGCACAAATGAAGTATGCAAATAAGCTTAATGCGAAATTTGCTATTGTAATAGGAGAAGAAGAGATGAAGGAAAACAAAGTTAAATTAAAAAATATGAGAGATGGAAGCGAAATAGAAATATCCATTGATGAGATAGAACAAAGAATAAAAAATATATAA